One genomic region from Rattus norvegicus strain BN/NHsdMcwi chromosome 10, GRCr8, whole genome shotgun sequence encodes:
- the Or1e18 gene encoding olfactory receptor 1468: protein MTEENQTVISQFLLLGLPIPSEHQHVFYALFLSMYLTTVLGNLIIIILIHLDSHLHTPMYLFLSNLSFSDLCFSSVTMPKLLQNMQSQVPSIPFAGCLTQLYFYLYFADLESFLLVAMAYDRYVAICFPLHYMSIMSPKLCVSLVVLSWVLTTFHAMLHTLLMARLSFCADNMIPHFFCDISPLLKLSCSDTHVNELVIFVMGGLVIVIPFVLIIVSYARVVASILKVPSVRGIHKIFSTCGSHLSVVSLFYGTIIGLYLCPSANNSTVKETVMAMMYTVVTPMLNPFIYSLRNRDMKEALIRVLCKKKITFCL from the coding sequence ATGACAGAAGAGAACCAAACTGTGATCTCCCAGTTCCTTCTCCTGGGCCTGCCCATCCCCTCAGAGCACCAGCACGTGTTCTACGCCCTGTTCCTGTCCATGTACCTCACCACTGTCCTGGGGaacctcatcatcatcatcctcattcaCCTGGACTCCCatctccacacacccatgtacttgtTTCTCAGCAACTTGTCCTTCTCTGATCTCTGCTTTTCCTCTGTTACGATGCCCAAGTTGTTGCAGAACATGCAGAGCCAAGTTCCATCCATCCCCTTTGCAGGCTGCCTGACACAATTATACTTTTACCTGTATTTTGCAGACCTTGAGAGCTTCCTGCTTGTggccatggcctatgaccgctatgtggccatctgcttcCCCCTTCATTACATGAGCATCATGAGCCCCAAGCTCTGTGTGAGTCTGGTGGTGCTGTCCTGGGTGCTGACCACCTTCCATGCCATGCTGCACACCCTGCTCATGGCCAGATTGTCATTCTGTGCGGACAATATGATCCCCCACTTTTTCTGTGATATATCTCCTTTATTGAAACTGTCCTGCTCTGACACGCATGTTAATGAGTTGGTGATATTTGTCATGGGAGGGCTTGTTATTGTCATTCCATTTGTGCTCATCATTGTATCTTATGCACGAGTTGTCGCCTCCATTCTTAAAGTCCCTTCTGTCCGAGGCATCCACAAGATCTTCTCCACCTGCGGCTCCCATCTGTCTGTGGTGTCACTGTTCTATGGGACAATCATTGGTCTCTACTTATGTCCGTCAGCTAATAACTCTACTGTGAAGGAGACTGTCATGGCCATGATGTACACAGTGGTGACCCCCATGCTGAAccccttcatctacagcctgaggaacagagACATGAAAGAGGCACTGATAAGAGtcctttgtaaaaagaaaattacCTTCTGTCTATGA
- the Olr1469 gene encoding olfactory receptor 1 — protein sequence MTERNQTVISQFLLLGLPIPPEHQHVFYALFLSMYLTTVLGNLIIIILILLDSHLHTPMYLFLSNLSFSDLCFSSVTMPKLLQNMQSQVPSIPYAGCLSQIYFFLFFGDLGNFLLVAMAYDRYVAICFPLHYMSIMSPKLCVSLVVLSWVLTTFHAMLHTLLMARLSFCEDNVIPHFFCDMSALLKLACSDTRVNEVVIFIVVSLFLVLPFALIIMSYVRIVSSILKVPSSQGIYKAFSTCGSHLSVVSLFYGTVIGLYLCPSSNNSTVKETVMSLMYTVVTPMLNPFIYSLRNRDIKGAMERIFCKRKIQLNL from the coding sequence ATGACAGAAAGGAACCAAACTGTCATCTCCCAGTTCCTTCTCCTGGGCCTGCCCATCCCCCCAGAGCACCAGCACGTGTTCTACGCCCTGTTCCTGTCCATGTACCTCACCACTGTTCTAGGGaacctcatcatcatcatcctcattctACTGGATTCCCatctccacacacccatgtacttgtTTCTCAGCAACTTgtccttctctgacctctgctttTCCTCTGTTACGATGCCCAAGTTGTTGCAGAACATGCAGAGCCAAGTTCCATCCATCCCCTATGCAGGCTGCCTGTCACAAATatacttctttctgttttttggagaCCTCGGGAACTTCCTGCTTGTggccatggcctatgaccgctatgtggccatctgcttcCCCCTTCATTACATGAGCATCATGAGCCCCAAGCTCTGTGTGAGTCTGGTGGTGCTGTCCTGGGTGCTGACTACCTTCCATGCCATGCTGCACACCCTGCTCATGGCCAGATTGTCATTCTGTGAGGACAATGTGATCCCCCACTTTTTCTGTGACATGTCTGCTCTGCTGAAGCTGGCCTGCTCTGACACCCGTGTTAATGAGGTTGTGATATTTATTGTGGTCAGCCTCTTTCTTGTCCTTCCATTTGCCCTCATTATCATGTCCTATGTAAGAATTGTGTCTTCCATTCTCAAGGTCCCTTCTTCTCAAGGTATCTACAAAGCCTTTTCCACATGTGGATCTCACCTGTCTGTAGTGTCACTGTTCTATGGGACAGTCATTGGTctctatttatgtccttccagTAATAATTCTACTGTGAAGGAGACTGTCATGTCTTTGATGTACACAGTGGTGACTCCCATGCTGAACCCCTTTatctacagcctgaggaataGAGATATAAAGGGAGCAATGGAAAGAATcttttgcaaaagaaaaattcaactaaacctataa
- the Or1e16d gene encoding olfactory receptor-like protein I9 → MTRRNQTAISQFFLLGLPIPPEYQHLFYALFLAMYLTTLLGNLIIIILILLDSHLHTPMYLFLSNLSFADLCFSSVTMPKLLQNMQSQVPSIPYAGCLAQIYFFLFFGDLGNFLLVAMAYDRYVAICFPLHYMSIMSPKLCVSLVVLSWVLTTFHAMLHTLLMARLSFCEDSVIPHYFCDMSTLLKVACSDTHDNELAIFILGGPIVVLPFLLIIVSYARIVSSIFKVPSSQSIHKAFSTCGSHLSVVSLFYGTVIGLYLCPSANNSTVKETVMSLMYTMVTPMLNPFIYSLRNRDIKDALEKIMCKKQIPSFL, encoded by the coding sequence ATGACTAGAAGAAACCAAACTGCCATCTCTCAGTTCTTCCTTCTGGGCCTGCCCATTCCCCCAGAGTACCAACACCTGTTCTATGCCCTGTTCCTGGCCATGTACCTCACCACTCTCCTGGGGaacctcatcatcatcatcctcattctACTGGACTCCCatctccacacacccatgtacttgtTTCTCAGCAATTTATCCTTTGCCGACCTCTGTTTTTCCTCTGTCACAATGCCCAAGTTGTTGCAGAACATGCAGAGCCAAGTTCCATCCATCCCCTATGCAGGGTGCCTGGCACAGATatacttctttctgttttttggagaCCTTGGAAACTTCCTGCTTGTggccatggcctatgaccgctatgtggccatctgcttcCCCCTTCATTACATGAGCATCATGAGCCCCAAGCTCTGTGTGAGTCTGGTGGTGCTGTCCTGGGTGCTGACTACCTTCCATGCCATGCTGCACACCCTGCTCATGGCCAGATTGTCATTCTGTGAGGACAGTGTGATCCCTCACTATTTCTGTGATATGTCTACTCTGCTGAAAGTGGCTTGTTCTGACACCCATGATAATGAATTAGCAATATTTATCTTAGGGGGCCCTATAGTTGTACTACCTTTCCTTCTCATCATTGTTTCTTATGCAAGAATTGTTTCCTCCATCTTCAAGGTCCCTTCTTCTCAAAGCATCCATAAAGCCTTCTCCACCTGTGGCTCCCACCTGTCTGTGGTGTCACTGTTCTATGGGACAGTCATTGGTCTCTACTTATGTCCTTCAGCTAATAACTCCACTGTGAAGGAGACTGTCATGTCTTTGATGTACACAATGGTGACACCCATGCTGAACCCCTTCATCTACAGCCtaagaaacagagacataaaaGATGCATTAGAAAAAATAATGTGCAAAAAGCAAATTCCCTCCTTTCTATGA